The Streptomyces griseiscabiei genomic sequence CCCGGACATCTGGAACGAGGAGTTCTACGTGAAGACCCAGAACCTGACCACCGCCCAGGCCGAGTCGATCACCGAACTCGCCAACAAGCCGCTGTTCCCGCCGAGTTGGGACGAGGCGATCAAGTGGGAGCAGGAGACCGCGGATCTGCTGGCGGAGGGCGGCTTCGTGAAGAAGTTCGACGTCGGCTCGCTCTTCGACCGGCGGTTCGAGGACATCGCCGCGAAGGCCGTCGCCGAGGAGTACCGGAAGTGAGCGCCGTGACCACGAGTGCCGTGACCACGAGTGCCGCAACCGCGAGTGCCACGGCCACGAGTGCCGCGGCCGCCGCCCCGGTCGGGAAGACCGCCGCCGCCGCGGTCGGCACCGGCGCGGAGAACGCCCAGGTCCGCAGGCGCCGCAGGCTCTCCCCCGGCAAGCGGCTGCCCGCCGCCCGGCTCGTCGGGCCGGTGCTGTTCCTCGCCCTGTGGGCCGCCGCCTCCGCCGCCGGGCAGCTCGATCCGGCGGCGGTCCCGGCACCCTGGACGGTGCTGGAGTCGGGGGTGCGGCTGTGGACGGCCGGGACGCTGCCGACGGACATCGTGACCTCGCTGCAGCGGGCCGGTTCCGGCTTCGCGATCGGGCTGACCGCCGGGATCGTGCTCGCCCTGGCCTCCGGGCTCAGCCGGACCGGCGAGGCGCTGATCGACGGGACCGTGCAGCTCAACCGGGCGATCCCGACCCTGGGTCTGATCCCGCTGTTCATCCTCTGGCTGGGCATCGGCGAGACCTTCAAGATCGCGATCATCGCCATCGTCGTCTACATCCCGATCTACCTCAACACCCATGCCGCGCTGGCCGGGATCGACAGCCGTTTCGTCGAACTCGCCGAGGTGCAGGGCCTGTCGAGGTTCCAGTTCGTCCGGCAGATCGTCATCCCCGGCGCGTTGCCCGGCTTCTTCGTCGGTCTGCGGCTCGGGGTGACCGGCTCCTGGCTGGGCCTGGTCGTGCTGGAGCAGATCAACGCCACCAACGGACTCGGCTACATGATGTTCCAGGCCACCAACTACGGCCAGAGCGACGTCATCCTCGTCGGCCTGGTCGTCTACGGGATCTTCGGCCTGGTCTCCGACAGCGCGGTCCGTCTCATCGAACGGAGGGTGCTGTCATGGCGACGCACACTGAGCAGCTGACGACGGCCACCGGCACGGAAGAGCCGGCGGCCACGACCACGGCAGCCGCCTCCACGGCCACCCTCGACCGTCCCGCCGTACAACTCCGGGACCTCACCCGGTCGTTCGACGGGCGCAAGGTGCTCGACGGCGTCGACCTCGACATCCCCGCCGGGCAGTTCGTGGCCCTCCTCGGGCACAGCGGCTCCGGCAAGAGCACACTGCTGCGGGCGGTCGCCGGGCTCGACCACGAGGTGGCGGGCAGCGGCCGGCTCACCGCGCCGAGCAGGGTGTCCGTCGTCTTCCAGGACTCCCGGCTGCTGCCCTGGCGCCGGGTCCTCGACAACGTACTGCTCGGCGCGGAGGGCAAGGAGGCCGCCGCCCGGGGCCGCGAGGCCCTCGCCGAGGTGGGGCTGAAGGGCCGCGAGCGCGCCTGGCCGAACGAGCTGTCCGGCGGTGAGGCCCAGCGCGCCGCACTGGCCCGTTCCCTGGTCCGCGACCCCGAACTGCTGCTGGCCGACGAGCCGTTCGGCGCGCTGGACGCGCTCACCCGGATCCGGATGCACACCCTGCTGCGGCAGCTGTGGGAGCGCCACCGGCCCTCCGTCCTGCTCGTCACCCACGACGTCGACGAGGCGATCGTGCTCGCCGACCGGGTCCTCGTGCTCGAAGAGGGCCGTATCGGACTCGACCTGACCATCGACCGCCCGCACCCCCGCTCGTACCGGGACCCCCTGCTGGGCGAGTACCGCGAACGGCTGCTGGCCGCGCTCGGCGTGAAAGAGGACCACCAGTGACCACCTCCGCATCACCCGTGACCCGGGAGAACAGACACGTGCCCGCACGACAGCTCCACCTCAACGCGTTCCTGATGAACACCGGCCACCACGAGGCGTCGTGGCGGCTGCCGGAGTCCGACCCGTACGCGCACGTCGAGCTGGACCACTACGTCCGGCTGGCCCGGATCGCGGAGCGCGGCACCTTCGACTCGCTCTTCCTGGCCGACGGGCCGCAGCTGTGGGGCAGTGTGGGCCAGCGCCCGGCGGGCGCCCTGGAACCGCTCACGCTGCTGACCGCGCTGGCGACGGCGACCGAGCACATCGGGCTGATCGCGACCGCCTCCACCTCCTACAACTCCCCCTACAACCTGGCCCGCAAGTTCGCCTCGCTGGACATCCTCAGCGGCGGCCGGGCGGGCTGGAACATCGTCACCACGGCCGGCGCGGAGGCCGCCCGCAACTTCGGTCTGGACGCCGAGCCCGCGCACGCCCGGCGGTACGAGCGGGCCGCCGAGTTCCTCGACGTGGCCCTGAAGCTCTGGGACAGCTGGGAGGACGACGCGATCGTCGCCGACAAGGAGTCCGGTGTCTGGGGCGACGACACGAAGATCCATCCGCCCCGGCACAAGGGCACGTACTTCAGTGTCGAGGGACCGCTCAACGTGCCGCGTTCGCCGCAGGGTTATCCGCTGCTGGTGCAGGCGGGGTCCAGCGAGGACGGCAAGGCGTTCGCCGCCCGGTACGCGGAGGCCGTGTTCACCGCGCAGCAGACCATCGAGGACGCGCAGGCGTTCTACGCCGACCTCAAGGCCCGTACGGTCGCGGCCGGCCGGGACCCCGGGCACATCAAGGTGCTGCCCGGGATCGTGCCCGTCCTCGGGTCCACGGAGGCCGAGGCACGGGCGGCCGAGCGGGTCCTGGAGGACCACATCGTGTACACGCACGGCGTGGGCAATCTGGAACGGCTGCTGCAACTGCCCGCCGGTTCCCTGGAGCTGGACGCCCGGCTGCCCGACGATCTGCCGCCGGAGAGCGCGATCGAGGGGGCCAAGAGCCGCTACACGCTCGTCGTCGAGCTGGCCCGGCGCGACCGGCTCACCGTACGGGAGCTGATCGGGCGGCTGGGCGGCGGGCGCGGGCACCTCACCTTCGCCGGGACTCCTGAGCAGGTCGCCGATGAGATCGAGACCTGGTTCGCGCGGGGTGCCGCCGACGGGTTCAACATCATGCCCGCGGTGCTGCCGTCCGGTCTCGACGCCTTCGTCGAGCATGTCGTCCCGATCCTGCGCTCCCGCGGTCTGCTGCGCACCGAGTACGGCCCGCGCCGGACCCTGCGCGACCGCTACGGCCTTCCGCGCCCCGCGAACCAGCACATCGGCCCGTCCGCTCCCGCGTCCGCCCCCGTATCGGCACCCGCCCTCGTCTGAAAGGACCGACCATGTCCATCGAGATCCAGAAGGTCACCGCGAACATCGGCGCCCGTGTCTTCGGCGTCGACATCTCCCAGCCCCT encodes the following:
- a CDS encoding ABC transporter permease, translated to MSAVTTSAVTTSAATASATATSAAAAAPVGKTAAAAVGTGAENAQVRRRRRLSPGKRLPAARLVGPVLFLALWAAASAAGQLDPAAVPAPWTVLESGVRLWTAGTLPTDIVTSLQRAGSGFAIGLTAGIVLALASGLSRTGEALIDGTVQLNRAIPTLGLIPLFILWLGIGETFKIAIIAIVVYIPIYLNTHAALAGIDSRFVELAEVQGLSRFQFVRQIVIPGALPGFFVGLRLGVTGSWLGLVVLEQINATNGLGYMMFQATNYGQSDVILVGLVVYGIFGLVSDSAVRLIERRVLSWRRTLSS
- a CDS encoding ABC transporter ATP-binding protein yields the protein MATHTEQLTTATGTEEPAATTTAAASTATLDRPAVQLRDLTRSFDGRKVLDGVDLDIPAGQFVALLGHSGSGKSTLLRAVAGLDHEVAGSGRLTAPSRVSVVFQDSRLLPWRRVLDNVLLGAEGKEAAARGREALAEVGLKGRERAWPNELSGGEAQRAALARSLVRDPELLLADEPFGALDALTRIRMHTLLRQLWERHRPSVLLVTHDVDEAIVLADRVLVLEEGRIGLDLTIDRPHPRSYRDPLLGEYRERLLAALGVKEDHQ
- a CDS encoding LLM class flavin-dependent oxidoreductase, with the translated sequence MPARQLHLNAFLMNTGHHEASWRLPESDPYAHVELDHYVRLARIAERGTFDSLFLADGPQLWGSVGQRPAGALEPLTLLTALATATEHIGLIATASTSYNSPYNLARKFASLDILSGGRAGWNIVTTAGAEAARNFGLDAEPAHARRYERAAEFLDVALKLWDSWEDDAIVADKESGVWGDDTKIHPPRHKGTYFSVEGPLNVPRSPQGYPLLVQAGSSEDGKAFAARYAEAVFTAQQTIEDAQAFYADLKARTVAAGRDPGHIKVLPGIVPVLGSTEAEARAAERVLEDHIVYTHGVGNLERLLQLPAGSLELDARLPDDLPPESAIEGAKSRYTLVVELARRDRLTVRELIGRLGGGRGHLTFAGTPEQVADEIETWFARGAADGFNIMPAVLPSGLDAFVEHVVPILRSRGLLRTEYGPRRTLRDRYGLPRPANQHIGPSAPASAPVSAPALV